The following proteins come from a genomic window of Drosophila willistoni isolate 14030-0811.24 unplaced genomic scaffold, UCI_dwil_1.1 Seg485, whole genome shotgun sequence:
- the LOC124461450 gene encoding piggyBac transposable element-derived protein 4-like: protein MALRARYKWSDLTDEQLLELFESVPSDVDMSSISSDDEDEDVAEALNTALVDVSTVSLMCSNIENNENTVQSHEPSRKTRKRPRSPLPVIEGATPVSLPSSGGFNGLGIESIIKEPSKVMWRQQSMQLHINNVAFQGDSSLPSKITDLKTPFQLFCYFLNSDIISIIVKETMRAALKDNIANKFKITTEDIHHYIGILIYMSIYRYPNLKSYWGQNAFAPIQTCMTRSKFEAIKKYFSLCDESKRIKKGEPGYDPLFRTRRVIDILNERFDSVPKQARLCVDEQMCSTKMKHHLRQYMPNKPHKWGIKTFVLCDSFGYAYRFEVYSGAGDNAILPGYPDIGASANIVVRLTKTVENNKVVRLLSTYVGVKPFISSNTQGGTPKAARYDRKSKHNVEIDCPQVIQEYNAHMGGVDLMDGLMGRYHIRSKTHDAATRIFYHLVDMATTNAYILYRRIQKETMSSEKFIELPDFRESIAAGLVGYQSKNLPGRPLMKNNLPSPSSSLSARSSRSPS, encoded by the exons ATGGCTTTGAGAGCTCGCTATAAATGGTCTGATTTGACGGATGAACAACTGCTGGAGTTGTTCGAATCAGTCCCGTCGGATGTGGACATGTCGAGTATTTCGAGTGACGACGAGGATGAAGACGTGGCAGAGGCACTTAACACTGCATTAGTAGATGTCTCTACTGTATCCTTAATGTGCagtaatattgaaaacaatgaaaataCTGTGCAGAGCCATGAGCCTTCCCGAAAAACTCGTAAGAGGCCTCGATCACCATTGCCAGTTATTGAAGGAGCAACACCTGTATCTTTACCGTCTTCTGGTGGTTTTAATGGGCTTG GTATCGAATCAATTATAAAGGAACCTAGTAAAGTTATGTGGCGACAGCAATCTATGCAATTGCACATAAACAATGTTGCTTTTCAAGGCGACTCTTCGTTGCCATCCAAAATAACTGATCTGAAAACTCCGTTTCAactattttgttattttttaaactcGGACATTATAAGTATAATCGTCAAGGAAACAATGCGCGCAGCCTTAAAGGACAATATTGCCAACAAGTTTAAGATAACAACGGAAGATATTCATCACTATATAggaattttaatttacatGTCTATATATCGCTACCCTAATTTGAAAAGTTACTGGGGGCAAAATGCATTTGCACCCATACAAACCTGTATGACCCGTAGCAAATTTGAAGCAATTAAGAAATACTTCTCATTGTGTGACGAGAGTAAGCGAATCAAAAAGGGTGAGCCTGGCTACGATCCACTATTTCGCACGCGAAGAGTTATTGACATTTTGAATGAAAGATTTGACTCCGTGCCTAAGCAAGCTCGATTATGCGTTGACGAACAAATGTGCagcacaaaaatgaagcaCCATTTGCGGCAATACATGCCCAATAAACCACACAAGTGGGGTATTAAAACATTTGTCCTATGTGATTCTTTTGGATATGCCTACCGATTTGAAGTATATAGCGGCGCAGGTGATAATGCGATATTACCTGGTTACCCTGATATCGGTGCGTCAGCCAACATAGTTGTACGCTTGACGAAAACTGTTGAAA ACAACAAGGTGGTTCGCTTATTATCGACCTATGTGGGCGTTAAGCCGTTTATAAGTTCAAATACTCAAGGAGGAACACCAAAGGCAGCTCGTTACGACAGAAAGTCGAAGCACAATGTAGAAATTGACTGCCCACAAGTTATACAGGAATATAACGCTCATATGGGAGGCGTGGATCTGATGGATGGGCTTATGGGACGATACCATATAAGAAGTAAAACTCACGATGCTGCAACCCGAATTTTCTACCATTTAGTAGATatggcaacaacaaacgcCTACATCCTATATAGACGAATCCAAAAGGAAACCATGAGCAGCGAGAAATTCATTGAACTTCCGGATTTTCGCGAATCTATTGCTGCGGGTCTAGTGGGCTACCAGTCAAAAAACTTGCCAGGTCGTCCACTCATGAAGAACAATTTACCTTCACCATCTTCATCTTTGTCTGCGCGATCAAGTCGGTCGCCATCATAG